ATCGCGAACGACGACATCAACATCGACGTCGCTCGTGGCACCATCCACGCGATCGTGGGTGAGAACGGCGCCGGCAAGTCGACGCTGATGAAGATCCTGTACGGCGTGCAGGCACCCGACTCCGGGACCATCGAGATCGGCGGGACCCAGGTGAGCCTCGGCTCGCCCGCGGACGCGATCCGGCACGGAGTCGGCATGGTCTTCCAGCACTTCCAGCTCGCCGACAACTTCACCGTCCTCGAGAACGTCGTCCTCGGCGCCGAGAAGCTGCACGGCATCGGTGCCGCCGCGCGCGCCGAGATCGTGCGGATCTCGGATGCCTACGGCCTCGGCGTGGAGCCCGACCAGATGGTCGAGGACCTCGGTGTCGGCGCCCGTCAGCGGGTGGAGATCCTCAAGGTCCTCTACCGCGGCGCGCGGGTCATCATCCTCGACGAGCCGACGGCGGTCCTGGTGCCCCAGGAGGTCGAGGAGCTCTTCGCCAACCTGCGCGAGCTCAAGGCCGAGGGGCTCTCGGTCATCTTCATCTCCCACAAGCTCGACGAGGTCCTCTCCGTCGCCGACGAGATCACCGTCATCCGCCGCGGTACGACGGTGGCCACCGTCGACCCCTCCGGCACCACCTCGCGCGAGCTCGCCGAGCTGATGGTCGGCTCGGAGCTGCCCAGCCCGTCGACGGAGGCCTCCACGGTCACCGACCGGGTCACCCTGCACGTCGCCGACCTCGGGCTGCCCGGCGAGAACCGGCCGCTGCTGGACGCCATCTCCTTCGACATCCACGCCGGGGAGGTCCTCGGCATCGCCGGGGTCGAGGGCAACGGCCAGGCCGAGCTGGTCGAAGCGATCATGGGCATGCGGCCCGGTGCCACCGGCACCGTCCGGCTCGCCGGCCAGGACCTCACCGAGCTCTCCACCCGCCGGCGTCGTGAGGCCGGCATCGGCTACATCCCCGAGGACCGGCACCGCCACGGGCTGCTCCTCGACGCGCCGCTGTGGGAGAACCGCGTGCTCGGCCACCAGACCCGCAAGCCGTGGGCGC
This genomic window from Nocardioides marinus contains:
- a CDS encoding ABC transporter ATP-binding protein, encoding MSDVAPAVRLRGIGKRFPGVIANDDINIDVARGTIHAIVGENGAGKSTLMKILYGVQAPDSGTIEIGGTQVSLGSPADAIRHGVGMVFQHFQLADNFTVLENVVLGAEKLHGIGAAARAEIVRISDAYGLGVEPDQMVEDLGVGARQRVEILKVLYRGARVIILDEPTAVLVPQEVEELFANLRELKAEGLSVIFISHKLDEVLSVADEITVIRRGTTVATVDPSGTTSRELAELMVGSELPSPSTEASTVTDRVTLHVADLGLPGENRPLLDAISFDIHAGEVLGIAGVEGNGQAELVEAIMGMRPGATGTVRLAGQDLTELSTRRRREAGIGYIPEDRHRHGLLLDAPLWENRVLGHQTRKPWARRGLIDRGASRTDTQRIVEDYDVRTPGVDTLARALSGGNQQKLIVGREMSGDPILLIAAHPTRGVDVGAQAAIWGHIKEARRLGLAVLLISADLDELIGLSDRIEVILRGRLVGSFDPGQVTPEQLGSAMTGAGGAA